A single genomic interval of Xyrauchen texanus isolate HMW12.3.18 chromosome 8, RBS_HiC_50CHRs, whole genome shotgun sequence harbors:
- the LOC127647716 gene encoding chitobiosyldiphosphodolichol beta-mannosyltransferase-like — protein MADANVAVAVVTVSLVLLGLLSGLSLSWALLPVAVVVLIFILASGLKGRDELAHLNICVLVLGDIGRSPRMQYHALSLSRHGYNVTLIGFLGTKPHQDVLEDERIDILPISELKGLKVGPKIFRYVSKVIFQCFQLYNVLMKIDDQGYILMQNPPGLPAIAVTWVASRFRGNQLIIDWHNYGYTIMALTHGENHLIVKVAKWYEKLFGCFSDHNLCVTNAMREDLKKNWNIEATTLYDKPPSIFRETHLKLQHELFVRMGGAYSPFKPSSEVSKEHMELTAFTERNTQTGAVTRSACRPALLISSTSWTEDEDFSILLQALEDYEKFVEAGDKLPLLVCVITGKGPQKEYYKKLIDSKEFKHIKICTPWLEAEDYPVLLGSADLGVCLHKSSSGLDLPMKVVDMFGCCLPVCAIHFKCLHELVKHEENGLIFKDSNELSEQLKLLFSDFPSEQGKLGLFRKNLRESGQQRWNENWDHNVLPLFKEHCD, from the exons ATGGCGGATGCCAATGTGGCAGTAGCAGTAGTGACAGTTTCATTGGTTCTTTTAGGACTTTTATCAGGATTAAGCTTATCGTGGGCTCTTCTACCAGTCGCTGTAGTGGTGCTTATTTTTATACTAGCCAGTGGATTAAAGGGACGTGATGAACTTGCTCATTTAAACATTTGCGTGTTGGTGTTGGGAGATATAGGGCGCAGTCCTCGTATGCAGTATCATGCGCTGTCTCTCAGCAGACATGGATACAATGTCACCTTAATTGGCTTTCttg GTACTAAACCTCATCAAGACGTTCTTGAGGATGAGAGGATTGACATACTCCCCATTTCAGAGCTGAAAGGGCTAAAAG TTGGCCCTAAAATCTTCAGATATGTCTCAAAGGTGATATTCcagtgttttcagctgtacaatgtgttgatgaagattgaTGACCAAGGCTATATCCTTATGCAG aACCCCCCTGGGCTGCCAGCTATAGCAGTGACATGGGTGGCAAGTCGTTTCAGGGGAAACCAGTTAATCATAGACTGGCACAACTATGGATACACCATAATGGCACTTACTCATGGGGAGAATCATCTAATTGTTAAGGTGGCAAAATG GTATGAGAAGCTCTTTGGATGTTTCTCAGATCACAACCTTTGTGTCACTAATGCAATGAGGGAAGATCTTAAGAAGAATTGGAATATTGA GGCCACAACATTATATGACAAGCCACCCTCAATATTTAGAGAAACACATCTGAAACTTCAACATGAGCTGTTTGTCAGAATGGGTGGTGCTTATTCACCATTTAAGCCTAg TTCTGAGGTCTCTAAGGAACACATGGAATTAACAGCCTTCACGGAGCGTAATACTCAAACAGGTGCTGTGACACGCTCTGCTTGCCGACCCGCTCTGCTTATCAGCAGCACCAGCTGGACTG AGGATGAAGACTTCTCAATTCTTTTACAAGCACTTGAAG ACTATGAGAAGTTTGTTGAGGCAGGAGACAAACTTCCATTATTGGTTTGTGTAATTACAG GTAAAGGTCCTCAGAAGGAGTATTACAAGAAGCTGATTGACTCCAAGGAATTTAAACATATCAAGATTTGTACTCCATGGCTGGAGGCAGAGGATTATCCAGTTTTACTTG GTTCTGCTGATCTCGGGGTCTGCTTGCACAAATCCTCCAGTGGTCTTGACCTTCCAATGAAAGTAGTTGATATGTTTGGATGTTGTCTGCCAGTCTGTGCCATACACTTTAAGTG CTTACATGAACTggtgaaacatgaagaaaatgggCTTATTTTCAAAGACTCCAATGAGCTTTCGGAACAGCTAAAG CTTCTGTTTTCAGACTTTCCCAGTGAACAGGGTAAACTGGGTCTCTTCAGGAAGAATCTAAGGGAAAGTGGGCAGCAGCGCTGGAATGAGAACTGGGACCATAATGTCCTTCCTCTTTTTAAAGAGCACTGTGACTGA